A genomic segment from Dietzia psychralcaliphila encodes:
- a CDS encoding type III restriction-modification system endonuclease yields the protein MKLQFKVQQYQTDAVDAVVDMFAGQPRRSGFSYRIDPGKVKPNAAPALFETNTTPDSGLRNSEIELSAAHLLANVHQVQTSRNLPLASKLVDSKAAPGAPNLDIEMETGTGKTYVYIKTIMELNKRYGWSKFIIVVPSVAIREGVKKSFDVTAEHFQQTYSTKPRSFVYNSSQLHEIERFSSDAGVQVMIINIQAFNATGKDNRRIYDVLDDFQSRRPIDVISANRPIVIIDEPQKIGAAQSLEALSRFSALMVLRYSATHKVEHTKVHRLDALDAYNQKLVKRISVRGITVKGLAGSTAYLYLDAIEVKKGQPPTARIELEVQTKAGPIKRHLKRVTKGTRLHDLANGIESYKDLVVTDVSAIDDTITLSNGDVVVAGQLADRDVTEETKRRIQIREVIRAHIDKERELFNQGIKILSLFFIDEVAKYRDYGREDTLGDYARVFEEEYEAAVTEVLGELELDEATTTYQQYLRRDTAREVHQGYFSIDKKSKHFVEGAVHKTGDEKGQSKDVGAYDLILKDKERLLSFAEPVRFLFSHSALREGWDNPNVFVMGMLKKSDNAISRRQEIGRGLRLAVDQHGERMDNPATVHDINELTVVTDESYTDFVTGLQKEIAESLADRPRKASVKFFTGKTIQTHDGETVVEEALAQALYQYLAKNDYINDDDTISEAYKASREAGTLAEPTSEVLKPAIDFVCTLVDALYIEVPLPTNGRKPKKVPLNEANFMKKEFQELWSRINHKAVYQVEFDSDELVRKCVKALDTHLSVTSLQYVVQAGKQRGSLEADDLTSGVGFEISTTSTQTETVSAGSQVKYDLLGEITEKTQLIRRTAAKILSKVTPDTFAKFRLNPEQFITEAAHLINEQKATVIVEHLTYDTLEDRFASAIFTENQSAQDFTKAGEKLKKHVYDYVVTDSKVERAFVTELDTSIEVAVYAKLPRGFFIPTPVGDYNPDWAIAFTEGSVKHVYFVAETKGSLSTLQLRGVEDAKIECARKFFAEVNQKFEGQVKYDVADSYSKLMELVTA from the coding sequence ATGAAGCTTCAATTCAAAGTTCAGCAATACCAGACCGATGCCGTCGACGCGGTCGTCGACATGTTCGCCGGGCAGCCTCGTCGCTCCGGGTTCTCCTACCGCATCGATCCCGGCAAGGTGAAGCCAAATGCTGCACCGGCGCTGTTCGAGACCAACACGACGCCGGACTCTGGCTTGCGCAACTCTGAGATTGAGCTCTCGGCCGCTCACCTCTTGGCCAACGTGCACCAGGTGCAAACGTCTCGAAACCTGCCGCTGGCGTCGAAGCTAGTCGACAGCAAGGCGGCGCCTGGTGCTCCGAACCTCGATATCGAGATGGAGACCGGTACCGGCAAGACGTACGTTTACATCAAGACGATCATGGAATTAAACAAGCGCTACGGCTGGTCGAAGTTTATCATCGTGGTGCCCTCGGTCGCCATCCGCGAGGGTGTGAAGAAGTCGTTCGATGTAACTGCTGAGCACTTTCAGCAGACTTATAGCACCAAGCCGCGGTCATTTGTCTACAACTCCTCTCAATTGCACGAAATTGAGAGGTTTAGTTCCGATGCAGGCGTGCAGGTCATGATCATCAACATTCAGGCGTTCAATGCCACCGGCAAGGACAACCGACGCATCTACGATGTGCTGGACGATTTCCAGTCACGCCGCCCGATCGATGTTATTAGCGCCAATCGGCCGATCGTGATCATCGACGAACCACAGAAGATCGGCGCGGCTCAGTCGCTCGAGGCGCTGTCGCGGTTCAGCGCGCTGATGGTGCTTCGCTACTCGGCCACACACAAGGTCGAACACACTAAAGTGCACCGGCTCGATGCTTTGGATGCCTACAACCAGAAGCTTGTCAAGAGAATCTCGGTCCGCGGCATCACGGTCAAGGGACTCGCTGGCTCGACGGCCTACCTGTATTTGGACGCGATCGAGGTCAAGAAGGGACAGCCTCCGACGGCCCGGATAGAGCTTGAGGTCCAGACCAAAGCCGGCCCCATCAAGCGGCACCTCAAACGAGTCACCAAGGGCACCCGCTTGCATGACTTGGCTAACGGCATCGAATCCTACAAGGACCTCGTGGTCACCGACGTCAGCGCGATCGACGACACCATCACGCTCAGCAACGGCGACGTGGTGGTGGCCGGTCAGCTCGCGGACCGCGACGTCACCGAGGAGACCAAGCGTCGCATCCAAATCCGTGAGGTAATCCGCGCCCACATCGACAAGGAACGCGAACTCTTCAACCAAGGTATCAAGATCCTCTCGCTGTTCTTCATTGATGAGGTCGCCAAGTACCGCGACTACGGCCGCGAGGACACCCTCGGTGACTACGCCCGTGTCTTCGAGGAGGAGTACGAGGCCGCCGTCACCGAAGTGCTCGGAGAACTCGAACTCGACGAGGCCACCACCACTTACCAGCAGTACTTGCGGCGCGATACAGCCCGAGAGGTGCACCAGGGCTACTTCTCGATCGACAAGAAGAGCAAGCACTTCGTTGAGGGCGCCGTGCACAAGACCGGTGACGAGAAGGGTCAGTCTAAAGACGTCGGGGCGTACGACCTGATCCTCAAGGACAAGGAACGCCTCCTCTCGTTCGCCGAGCCGGTGCGCTTCCTGTTTTCCCACTCTGCGTTGCGTGAGGGTTGGGACAACCCGAACGTCTTCGTCATGGGCATGCTGAAGAAGAGCGACAACGCCATTTCGCGTAGGCAGGAGATCGGCCGTGGCCTACGACTTGCGGTCGACCAGCACGGTGAGCGGATGGACAACCCCGCCACGGTCCACGATATCAACGAACTCACCGTCGTTACCGACGAGTCCTACACCGACTTCGTGACCGGCCTGCAAAAGGAGATCGCCGAGTCGCTGGCTGACCGCCCACGCAAGGCTAGCGTCAAATTCTTCACCGGCAAGACCATTCAGACTCACGACGGCGAGACGGTCGTCGAGGAGGCCCTCGCGCAGGCGCTCTACCAGTACCTGGCCAAGAACGACTACATCAATGACGATGACACCATCTCCGAGGCATATAAGGCCAGCCGTGAGGCCGGCACGTTGGCCGAGCCGACCTCGGAAGTGCTCAAACCGGCCATCGACTTCGTCTGCACGTTGGTCGATGCGCTGTATATCGAGGTGCCGCTACCAACCAATGGCCGCAAGCCCAAGAAAGTCCCGCTCAACGAGGCGAATTTTATGAAGAAGGAGTTCCAAGAACTCTGGAGCCGGATCAACCACAAGGCTGTCTACCAGGTCGAGTTCGACTCCGACGAACTCGTCCGGAAGTGTGTCAAGGCGCTTGACACCCACCTGAGCGTCACATCTCTGCAGTACGTGGTCCAGGCAGGCAAGCAACGCGGCTCCCTCGAAGCCGACGACCTCACATCTGGCGTTGGCTTCGAAATCTCGACTACCTCGACCCAGACGGAAACCGTGTCGGCTGGCTCCCAGGTCAAGTACGACCTGCTAGGGGAGATCACCGAGAAGACCCAACTCATCCGGCGGACCGCGGCCAAGATCCTCAGCAAGGTCACCCCCGACACATTCGCCAAGTTCCGTCTCAATCCTGAGCAGTTCATCACTGAAGCCGCTCACTTGATCAACGAGCAGAAGGCAACTGTCATCGTCGAGCACCTGACCTACGACACACTGGAAGACCGGTTTGCATCGGCGATTTTCACCGAAAATCAGAGCGCGCAGGACTTCACCAAGGCGGGGGAGAAGCTCAAGAAGCATGTCTACGACTATGTGGTCACAGACTCAAAGGTCGAACGTGCGTTCGTCACCGAGCTCGACACGAGCATCGAGGTTGCGGTTTACGCGAAGTTGCCTCGTGGGTTCTTCATCCCCACGCCTGTGGGCGACTACAATCCCGACTGGGCGATCGCCTTCACCGAGGGGTCGGTCAAGCACGTGTACTTCGTCGCGGAGACCAAGGGTTCCTTGTCGACTCTCCAGTTAAGGGGTGTCGAGGACGCGAAGATCGAGTGTGCACGCAAGTTCTTTGCCGAGGTCAACCAGAAGTTTGAAGGCCAAGTGAAGTACGACGTTGCCGACAGCTACTCGAAGCTCATGGAACTCGTCACAGCGTAA
- a CDS encoding site-specific DNA-methyltransferase, protein MSRLSLTSFDNTSDNIDFLAERFPHAITETRSADGIVARAVDWDVLRQEFSGHLVEGPQERFHLDWPGKREALLLSNSSTARTLRPARGESVDFDRTRNLFIEGDNLDALKLLQEPLLGQVKMIYIDPPYNTGNDFLYSDDFASSRDDYLKQSGQVNEAGARLVATSETGGRFHSAWLSMMYARLKVARSLLMEDGIGFVSIDGNEVAQLKLLLSELFGPDNFLATITWVSNLKGRQISDGGPAGTHEYILCFAKNSQSISQFRGSGALLRKLMPDVYKGAAYALKEDSKGPYVTKNELYNTNSKFNERTARTMVFRIHYNPDSGEVRVSDLDDDTSYPGFITAMPHANSRPGLNWHAWRWSRAKILAEHEDLEFDISNGKLRIRTKIRDVDGMTMKDIVIGPSTMTGKADLDALEMGRLFDTPKPVGLLETLISVATGPDDLVVDFFAGSCATAEAVLRQNSKDGGHRRFIMVQLDEECGSGSQAASEGFETIAAIGRERIRRAGAALREHGFTGDTGFRALRLDSSTRTEVWMTADETKQESLLGLQSTVKSDRTDEDLLFSSMLDLGIDPASPITRQIIDGHVVFDVADGAVSACFSQQVSQEALMNIGRTQPLHVLFRDAAFNTDAARINAEQMLKQLSPNTTIATV, encoded by the coding sequence TTGTCCAGGCTTAGCCTTACCTCATTCGATAATACTTCAGACAATATTGACTTTCTGGCGGAACGATTCCCTCACGCGATCACCGAAACGCGCTCTGCCGACGGGATTGTTGCTCGTGCTGTGGACTGGGACGTGCTCCGACAGGAATTCAGTGGGCATCTCGTCGAGGGACCGCAAGAGCGTTTCCATCTGGATTGGCCCGGGAAGAGGGAGGCTCTCCTCCTCTCGAACTCGTCCACAGCGCGGACACTTCGCCCGGCACGAGGCGAGTCGGTCGACTTCGATCGCACTCGGAATCTCTTCATCGAAGGTGACAACCTGGACGCTCTGAAGCTTCTGCAGGAGCCGCTGCTGGGGCAAGTGAAGATGATCTATATCGACCCTCCGTACAACACTGGCAACGATTTCTTGTACTCCGACGATTTCGCAAGTTCGCGGGATGATTACCTGAAGCAGTCCGGACAGGTCAATGAAGCTGGTGCGCGTCTCGTCGCGACGTCTGAGACCGGGGGGCGCTTTCATTCTGCCTGGCTCAGCATGATGTACGCCCGCCTGAAGGTGGCGCGTTCGTTGCTCATGGAGGACGGGATCGGGTTCGTCAGCATCGACGGTAATGAGGTCGCGCAACTCAAGTTGCTTCTGAGCGAGTTGTTCGGACCCGACAACTTCTTAGCCACCATCACGTGGGTCAGCAACCTCAAGGGCCGTCAGATATCCGACGGTGGTCCAGCCGGCACTCACGAGTACATTTTATGCTTCGCGAAAAACTCCCAGTCTATAAGCCAGTTCCGGGGCTCCGGAGCGTTGCTGCGTAAGTTAATGCCCGACGTATATAAGGGCGCCGCCTACGCACTCAAAGAAGATTCGAAGGGTCCGTACGTAACGAAGAATGAGCTCTACAACACGAACTCGAAATTCAATGAGCGCACTGCCCGGACGATGGTATTCCGCATCCACTATAACCCCGACAGCGGTGAGGTCCGCGTCAGCGATCTCGACGACGACACCTCGTATCCGGGCTTCATTACCGCGATGCCCCACGCCAATTCCCGTCCAGGACTGAACTGGCACGCATGGCGCTGGAGCCGTGCAAAAATTCTTGCCGAGCACGAAGACCTTGAGTTCGACATCTCCAACGGCAAGCTTCGAATCCGTACCAAAATTCGCGATGTAGACGGAATGACAATGAAAGACATCGTCATCGGCCCGTCGACTATGACCGGAAAGGCTGACTTGGACGCCCTCGAGATGGGGCGCCTTTTCGACACGCCTAAACCGGTCGGGTTGCTCGAGACGCTGATCTCAGTTGCCACAGGTCCTGACGACCTCGTCGTGGACTTCTTTGCGGGTTCGTGTGCCACTGCCGAAGCCGTCCTCCGCCAGAATTCTAAAGATGGCGGTCACCGACGCTTCATCATGGTTCAGCTCGATGAAGAGTGCGGTTCGGGAAGTCAAGCTGCCTCCGAAGGATTCGAGACCATCGCGGCGATCGGTCGAGAGCGTATACGACGAGCTGGTGCGGCACTGCGGGAGCACGGATTCACTGGCGATACTGGTTTCAGGGCTCTGCGCCTAGATAGCAGCACGCGTACGGAAGTTTGGATGACTGCGGACGAGACCAAGCAAGAATCACTTCTCGGCCTTCAGTCGACTGTGAAGTCGGACCGCACAGACGAAGACCTGCTGTTCAGTTCAATGTTGGACCTCGGGATCGACCCTGCCTCTCCTATCACTCGGCAAATTATTGACGGTCACGTGGTTTTCGACGTCGCAGATGGGGCAGTCTCGGCCTGCTTCTCTCAGCAAGTGAGCCAGGAGGCGTTGATGAACATCGGGCGGACGCAGCCGCTCCATGTCCTCTTCCGAGACGCAGCATTCAACACTGATGCCGCGCGCATCAACGCTGAGCAGATGCTCAAGCAGTTGAGCCCTAACACAACGATCGCGACGGTGTGA
- a CDS encoding site-specific DNA-methyltransferase, whose translation MTSPDLTANNVAKIAELFPSVVTESIDADGKLNRVVDFDLLRQELSGHIVEGPQERYQLDWPGKRAASFVSNAPIAKALRPVRGESVDFDTTKNLFIQGDNLDALKLLQESYLGKVNLIYIDPPYNTGNDFIYEDDFAETADEYLVRSGQRASTGEHLVAHSESNGRFHSDWLSMMYPRVKLARQLLADNGVFVAAIDDHEHANLRAMLDSVFGAENFLANVVWQGSGKNDARFTSGGVDYMLVYARSKATLVENDVRFKGPKRGYDDVVAAGQRCWKEAGGDPVRATERFRAWWRSKPDVEPGLTAYSEIDGDGRIFTRDNLRSPNPRENLMYDVPHPRTGLPVKRHPNGWVYARERMQALIGEGRILFGVDHTTTPRLKRFLSDTSTQAMRPVISKERAPASDALARLLGGKYFDYPKDVGVLETWINALTGNDKEAVVLDFFGGSASTAHAVMALNASDGGSRRFILVQLDEPSGPKSFAAHHGFTTIAEISRERLRRAGVELKGRAGLLGESLDVGFRALRVDTTNLLDFLRTPDDTNQLDLTGLQDSVKPGRSGEDLLFQVILDWGLEATLPISIEQIDGKETFVVDEGALVACFEDNVTPKLVRELAALQPLRAIFRDSGFPSDGARINSQQIFKELSPATDMKVI comes from the coding sequence ATGACGTCACCTGACTTAACTGCAAACAACGTCGCCAAGATCGCCGAACTGTTTCCGAGCGTCGTAACCGAGTCCATCGATGCCGACGGCAAGCTGAATCGTGTCGTCGACTTCGATCTACTACGTCAGGAGCTGTCCGGCCACATCGTTGAGGGCCCTCAGGAGCGCTACCAACTCGATTGGCCGGGCAAGCGGGCGGCATCGTTTGTGTCCAACGCTCCTATTGCAAAGGCGCTTCGACCGGTCCGTGGGGAGTCGGTTGACTTCGACACGACGAAGAACTTATTCATACAGGGCGACAACCTCGATGCGTTGAAGCTTCTTCAGGAGTCGTACCTCGGCAAGGTCAACCTCATTTATATCGACCCGCCCTATAATACTGGAAACGACTTTATCTACGAGGATGATTTCGCGGAGACCGCAGATGAGTATCTTGTGAGGTCGGGGCAGAGGGCGTCGACTGGCGAGCATCTCGTCGCCCATTCTGAATCGAACGGAAGATTCCATTCAGATTGGCTTAGCATGATGTATCCGCGAGTAAAACTCGCCCGCCAACTTCTTGCCGATAATGGGGTCTTTGTTGCAGCAATCGATGATCATGAGCACGCTAACCTACGGGCGATGCTAGATTCGGTGTTTGGTGCCGAGAACTTTCTTGCTAATGTAGTCTGGCAAGGCTCCGGAAAGAATGACGCCCGCTTCACTTCTGGCGGCGTTGACTACATGTTGGTATACGCTCGAAGCAAGGCAACATTGGTCGAAAACGATGTCAGATTTAAGGGGCCTAAGCGCGGCTACGACGACGTTGTAGCCGCAGGTCAGCGGTGCTGGAAAGAAGCAGGCGGGGACCCAGTTCGGGCGACAGAGCGTTTTCGCGCTTGGTGGAGGTCCAAGCCGGACGTTGAACCCGGTTTGACGGCATATAGCGAGATCGATGGGGATGGTCGGATCTTCACCCGTGACAATCTTCGCTCTCCAAACCCGCGTGAGAACTTGATGTACGACGTTCCTCACCCGCGCACTGGACTCCCCGTTAAGCGTCACCCTAACGGCTGGGTGTATGCAAGGGAACGTATGCAAGCGCTCATCGGCGAGGGGCGCATCTTATTCGGCGTCGACCACACGACAACGCCGCGACTCAAACGTTTCCTCTCAGATACGAGCACGCAGGCTATGCGGCCAGTCATATCGAAAGAGCGAGCGCCAGCAAGCGATGCGTTGGCGCGGCTTCTTGGCGGGAAGTATTTCGACTACCCGAAGGACGTTGGGGTACTCGAAACGTGGATTAACGCGCTGACTGGTAACGACAAAGAGGCGGTGGTCTTGGACTTCTTTGGAGGCTCGGCCTCAACCGCCCACGCGGTCATGGCGTTGAACGCGAGCGATGGTGGTTCGCGTCGATTTATCCTCGTGCAGTTAGATGAGCCGTCGGGACCGAAATCGTTCGCCGCACATCACGGGTTCACGACCATTGCTGAAATCTCCCGAGAACGCCTCCGGCGGGCTGGAGTCGAGTTGAAGGGAAGGGCGGGCCTGCTCGGAGAAAGCTTGGATGTGGGCTTCCGAGCCCTGCGCGTTGATACGACTAACCTGCTCGACTTTCTTCGTACTCCCGACGATACCAATCAGCTGGACCTCACTGGGCTGCAAGACAGCGTGAAGCCCGGGCGTTCTGGGGAAGATCTGCTATTCCAGGTGATTCTCGACTGGGGGCTGGAAGCGACGCTTCCAATTTCCATTGAGCAGATCGACGGAAAAGAGACCTTCGTAGTGGACGAAGGTGCTTTAGTTGCTTGCTTTGAAGACAACGTGACGCCGAAGTTAGTGCGCGAACTCGCCGCGCTGCAGCCTCTTCGGGCTATCTTCCGTGATTCGGGGTTTCCTTCTGACGGCGCCAGGATTAATTCCCAGCAGATCTTCAAGGAACTCTCTCCTGCAACTGACATGAAGGTGATTTGA
- a CDS encoding DUF4391 domain-containing protein: MTALLYRWPAAAEFARTVPKTKFYEHATIGAAVKDAFVADVRRITWAYKLADSTINLPGTTEVPEIQVFEIDAKGDDVAEGVLAAIDKAVRTPIIFENRRGEGSQQEVQMVAAHKQLGNGAPKMGTYFRTEWYSADIKRATLPTAIDLTGLYNALLQPLTPVKNHAGEKVSDVVTRLTTVRKLEREITALERKLRNEPQLNRKVVLRRTLRAKQADLAELTSTSISPAAGDTN, translated from the coding sequence GTGACGGCCCTCCTCTACCGCTGGCCGGCGGCGGCCGAGTTCGCCCGCACGGTTCCAAAGACCAAATTTTACGAGCACGCCACCATCGGGGCAGCGGTCAAGGACGCGTTCGTGGCCGACGTTCGCCGGATCACCTGGGCCTACAAACTGGCCGATTCGACCATCAACTTGCCAGGCACCACCGAGGTGCCGGAAATCCAGGTCTTCGAGATCGATGCCAAAGGCGATGATGTCGCTGAAGGCGTACTCGCCGCGATCGACAAAGCAGTGCGAACGCCGATCATCTTCGAAAACCGCCGAGGCGAAGGCTCGCAGCAAGAGGTCCAGATGGTAGCGGCGCACAAACAGCTCGGAAACGGTGCGCCGAAGATGGGCACCTACTTTCGTACGGAGTGGTATTCCGCGGACATCAAGCGGGCGACCCTGCCCACGGCCATTGACTTGACGGGACTCTATAACGCTCTGCTTCAACCGCTCACCCCCGTGAAGAACCATGCGGGCGAGAAGGTGTCGGACGTTGTCACCAGACTGACTACCGTTCGGAAACTCGAGCGCGAAATCACTGCGCTCGAGCGCAAACTCCGCAATGAACCACAGCTCAACCGCAAAGTCGTGCTGCGCCGAACCTTGCGAGCCAAACAAGCCGACCTGGCTGAACTCACCAGCACGAGCATCAGCCCTGCCGCGGGCGACACGAACTGA
- a CDS encoding helicase-related protein produces MRIIDNVSELLGDDLKREITPGSKVRIAASTFSIFAFEALRTELNQVSELEFIFTSPAFVTSKVTDKLRKERREFFIPATARGASSVAGSEFEIRLRNKLTQRAIARECAEWVRRKVRFRSNSTGNPMQQFAVVDERAAYMPLQGFTTADLGYERGNAVSNMVHRVDDAPMTSQYIALFDQIWSNSTQLDDVTEAVHEHIATVYAENSPARIYFLILHNLFAEFLEDINEDVLPNDRTGYQEMQVWKSLYNFQRDAATGIINKLETYNGCILADSVGLGKTFTALAVIKYYELRNKSVLVLAPKKLAENWTNYNANLTTNIFASDRFNYDVLAHTDLSRTRGESLGLRLDRINWGNYDLVVIDESHNFRNADYSQEKESRYQRLMRLVIREGVKTKVLMLSATPVNNRFNDLKNQLQLAYEGESENLAQHLNLSTTVEKVFSEAQRVFNDWSKLPPEARTTDEILKMLDFDFFELLDSVTIARSRKHIQAFYDTSEIGAFPARMPPVSIREPLTDLSGVATFNEIFEQIQALTLAVYTPLAYVFPSRLSKYEELYDVKVGTARSNLGQRGREQGLKQLMTVNLLKRLESSVEAFRLTLGKIEAGVDRTLGLLETHAGAISEIDVDFNNYDLDVDDEDDANVEALTFGEKIKIDMDDIDIVSWHRDLWNDRETLRELLEEMQKVTPTHDLKLERLKAIVTHKAQRPINDGNRKVLIFSAFADTAEYLYKQLAPVFSEIGLESAIITGGGNAAKTTLGKGYDFQQVMTLFSPRSKQRHLTMPAVTGEIDVLIGTDVISEGQNLQDCDYLVNYDIHWNPVRIIQRFGRVDRIGSINAKIQLVNFWPDISLDEYINLKERVENRMVIADLAAVGDDNILDPASADAAYRKEQLRKLQDEVIELEDVRAGVSITDLGLNDFRMDLLGYIQEYGELDAAPRGLHAVVPADPAKGLRPGVIFALRDLGVDQSANRGNRLHPHYLVYLCDDGSVLADHTEAKSLLDLLRASCRPHDEPVAAVTRVFNAATNEGSEMAAYSELLTSAIRSMVEVTDERDLDSLFTDGGTTALTQTIGGLDDFELIAFIAVVDAGVGTE; encoded by the coding sequence GTGCGAATAATCGACAACGTTAGCGAGCTGCTGGGTGATGACCTGAAGCGGGAAATCACGCCTGGCTCGAAGGTCCGCATCGCGGCCTCGACGTTCTCGATCTTCGCGTTCGAGGCGCTTCGAACAGAGCTCAACCAGGTCAGCGAATTGGAGTTTATCTTCACCTCGCCAGCGTTCGTGACCTCAAAGGTTACCGATAAACTTCGCAAGGAGCGTCGGGAATTCTTCATCCCCGCTACCGCCCGTGGTGCGTCCAGTGTGGCGGGGTCAGAGTTCGAGATCCGTCTTCGCAACAAACTAACCCAACGGGCGATTGCTCGCGAGTGTGCCGAGTGGGTGCGACGCAAGGTGCGGTTCCGGTCCAACTCGACCGGCAATCCGATGCAGCAGTTCGCTGTGGTCGACGAGCGGGCCGCCTATATGCCGCTGCAGGGTTTCACTACCGCAGACTTGGGTTATGAGCGGGGCAACGCGGTCTCCAACATGGTCCACCGTGTCGACGATGCTCCCATGACGTCCCAGTACATCGCGTTGTTCGATCAAATCTGGAGCAACTCGACGCAGCTCGACGATGTCACGGAGGCGGTGCACGAGCACATCGCCACCGTGTACGCCGAAAACTCGCCGGCACGGATCTACTTTCTAATCCTCCACAACTTGTTCGCCGAATTCCTCGAAGATATCAATGAAGACGTCCTGCCCAACGACCGCACGGGCTATCAAGAGATGCAGGTCTGGAAGAGCCTCTACAACTTCCAACGAGACGCTGCCACAGGGATCATCAACAAGTTAGAGACGTACAACGGCTGCATCCTCGCCGACAGCGTTGGCTTGGGCAAAACTTTTACGGCGTTGGCGGTGATCAAGTACTACGAGTTGCGAAACAAGTCGGTGTTGGTCCTGGCGCCGAAGAAGCTCGCGGAGAATTGGACGAACTACAACGCCAATCTCACCACGAACATCTTCGCGAGCGATCGGTTCAATTACGATGTCCTAGCGCACACTGATCTGTCACGCACGCGCGGGGAGTCGCTGGGTCTTCGGCTCGATCGGATCAACTGGGGCAACTACGACCTCGTGGTGATCGATGAGTCGCACAACTTCCGCAACGCCGACTATTCACAGGAGAAGGAGTCGCGGTACCAGCGGCTAATGAGGCTGGTGATACGCGAGGGCGTAAAGACTAAGGTGCTCATGCTGTCGGCGACCCCTGTCAACAACCGGTTCAACGACTTGAAAAACCAGTTGCAGCTCGCTTACGAAGGCGAGTCGGAGAACCTCGCGCAGCATCTGAACTTGTCGACCACGGTTGAAAAGGTCTTCAGCGAAGCTCAGCGCGTCTTCAACGACTGGTCGAAGCTTCCCCCTGAGGCCCGGACGACCGATGAGATCCTCAAGATGCTCGACTTCGACTTTTTCGAGTTGCTGGACTCGGTGACGATCGCGCGGTCGCGCAAGCACATCCAGGCGTTCTACGACACCAGCGAGATCGGGGCGTTTCCGGCCCGAATGCCGCCGGTGTCGATCCGTGAACCGCTGACGGATCTGTCCGGTGTTGCGACGTTCAACGAGATTTTCGAGCAGATCCAAGCCCTCACCCTCGCGGTCTACACCCCGCTGGCCTACGTGTTCCCCAGCCGCCTGAGCAAGTACGAGGAGCTGTACGACGTCAAGGTCGGAACAGCGCGCTCAAACTTGGGGCAGCGCGGCCGTGAGCAGGGACTCAAGCAACTCATGACAGTCAACCTTCTCAAGCGCCTGGAGAGCTCTGTCGAGGCATTCCGTCTCACATTGGGCAAAATCGAGGCCGGGGTCGATCGAACTTTGGGGCTGTTGGAGACACACGCTGGAGCGATCAGTGAGATCGACGTCGACTTCAACAATTATGATCTCGATGTCGACGACGAGGACGACGCCAACGTCGAGGCGCTTACGTTCGGCGAGAAGATCAAGATCGATATGGACGACATCGACATCGTGTCCTGGCACCGCGACCTGTGGAACGACCGAGAGACACTGCGCGAACTCCTCGAAGAGATGCAGAAGGTCACTCCGACCCATGACCTGAAGTTGGAGCGTTTGAAAGCGATCGTTACGCACAAGGCGCAGCGCCCTATCAATGATGGCAATCGCAAGGTGCTGATCTTTTCCGCGTTCGCCGACACCGCGGAGTACCTCTACAAGCAGCTCGCTCCCGTCTTCAGCGAGATCGGCCTCGAGAGCGCAATCATTACTGGTGGCGGGAACGCGGCTAAGACCACGCTGGGAAAGGGTTACGACTTCCAACAGGTGATGACCTTGTTCTCGCCTAGGTCCAAGCAACGTCATCTCACGATGCCGGCGGTGACCGGTGAAATCGACGTGCTGATCGGCACCGATGTCATCAGCGAAGGACAAAACCTGCAGGACTGCGACTACCTGGTCAATTACGACATTCACTGGAACCCGGTGCGCATCATCCAACGCTTCGGCCGAGTGGATCGCATCGGTTCGATCAACGCCAAGATCCAATTGGTCAATTTCTGGCCCGACATCTCCCTCGACGAGTACATCAACCTCAAGGAGCGCGTCGAGAACCGCATGGTCATTGCCGACCTCGCGGCCGTCGGCGACGACAATATCCTCGACCCAGCGAGTGCGGACGCGGCCTACCGCAAGGAGCAGCTGCGCAAACTCCAGGACGAGGTGATCGAGCTCGAAGACGTCCGGGCGGGTGTTTCCATTACCGACTTGGGTCTCAACGACTTTCGCATGGACCTGCTCGGCTACATACAGGAGTACGGGGAGCTCGACGCGGCCCCCAGAGGCCTGCACGCCGTAGTGCCGGCTGACCCGGCAAAGGGACTCCGCCCAGGCGTAATTTTCGCCCTGCGCGACCTCGGCGTTGACCAGAGCGCCAACCGGGGCAATCGGCTGCACCCGCATTACTTGGTCTACCTCTGCGACGACGGCAGCGTCCTCGCCGACCATACCGAGGCGAAGAGCCTGCTCGACCTTCTCCGGGCGAGCTGCCGCCCACACGATGAGCCGGTTGCTGCTGTCACTCGCGTCTTCAACGCTGCCACCAACGAAGGTTCGGAGATGGCTGCGTACTCCGAACTCCTGACCTCAGCCATCCGATCAATGGTCGAAGTCACCGATGAACGAGACCTCGACAGCCTTTTCACCGATGGCGGCACGACCGCATTGACCCAGACGATCGGTGGCCTCGACGACTTCGAGCTCATCGCGTTCATCGCGGTGGTGGATGCGGGGGTGGGAACCGAGTGA